A section of the Candidatus Bathyarchaeia archaeon genome encodes:
- the spt4 gene encoding transcription elongation factor subunit Spt4 codes for MGGKACRDCNYVTTETTCPNCKSTSFSDDYSGIVIIFDPETSAIAKAMKATKKGKYALRVR; via the coding sequence ATGGGCGGAAAAGCTTGCCGAGACTGCAACTACGTTACGACAGAAACCACCTGTCCAAACTGCAAATCCACTAGCTTCAGTGATGATTACTCTGGAATCGTCATCATTTTCGATCCGGAGACCTCAGCCATAGCCAAAGCCATGAAAGCCACGAAAAAAGGCAAATACGCCCTAAGAGTACGCTAG
- a CDS encoding GTP-dependent dephospho-CoA kinase family protein, translating into MSVKPKHTLVLKPELRQELKNPLGLLIKGTPEQTMKQLSLLIQREKPEYLISVGDVVSQNMLKTGVQPHLMIVDGKVMREKTQTIKTQKSRKIKAENPAGTITAQSWLVVKEALRQKQPTQIMIDGEEDLLTLVAVLMAPQGSYVVYGQPHEGIVAVKVDETAKHKVNLIIKAMEPLPKS; encoded by the coding sequence ATGAGCGTTAAACCAAAACACACACTCGTCCTCAAACCAGAGCTACGCCAAGAACTGAAGAATCCATTGGGATTGCTGATCAAAGGCACGCCAGAACAAACAATGAAGCAGCTGAGCCTGCTGATCCAGAGAGAAAAACCAGAATACCTAATCTCGGTTGGAGATGTCGTTTCCCAAAACATGCTGAAGACCGGCGTTCAACCGCACCTTATGATTGTTGACGGCAAAGTCATGAGAGAAAAAACTCAGACCATCAAAACACAGAAGAGCCGGAAGATAAAAGCCGAAAACCCTGCAGGAACCATAACCGCTCAATCGTGGCTAGTCGTCAAAGAGGCTTTGAGGCAGAAACAACCGACGCAGATCATGATTGATGGTGAAGAAGACCTGTTGACCCTTGTTGCTGTGTTGATGGCGCCGCAAGGCTCGTACGTGGTTTATGGACAGCCCCATGAAGGTATTGTAGCCGTCAAAGTGGATGAAACAGCAAAACACAAGGTGAATCTCATCATAAAGGCTATGGAGCCTCTCCCAAAAAGCTAA